From the Tenacibaculum dicentrarchi genome, the window ATAAAATACCTCAAACATCAAATATATCAAAAACATTTTCAGAAATATGTAGTGAAAGAGCTCGTGAAATAATTAATGCGACTGATGGAAGAATTAAAGTATTATGGTCTGGTGGAATTGATTCTACCGTAGCATTAATATCGTTAATAAATGAATTAAAATCTATTGATAAAATTAACCGATTATCTATTTTATTATCAAAAGAATCGATTATAGAATATCCTACTTTTTTTAACGATATTATTGATAATAAACTTAATTATGAAATGATTAAAACAACTATTTTTAATCATATTCAACCAACAGAAACTATTGTAACAGGCGAACATGGCGACCAACTTTTTGGTAGCGATAAACTTAAATACCCTATTCTAACAGGTGATGCTTTTACTCCTTATGAAGATATTTTAGAATTTATTATCTCCAGAAAATTAGGTACAGATAAATTTACAAATCAAATTATAGATTTTATAGCACCTGTAATAAAAGAATCACCTTTTAAAATAATTTCTTTATACGATTATATGTGGTGGTTAAATTTTTCGTTGAAATGGCAAACAGTATCAATGAGATTAATTCATGGTTTAGAGCGTAGTCATGAAGATTTAGAAACAAGTGTTTTTCATTTTTTTAAAAGTAACAGCTTTCAAGTTTGGTCTCTTGAAAATCATTCTTCAAAAATTAAAGAAGAATGGAATACTTATAAATATATTGCCAAAGAATTTATTTATGATTTCCATAAAGACCCTTTTTATCTAGAGAAAAAAGAAAAAGAACAATCACTAAAAGAAGTACTAGTTAATAAAACTAATTTTTCAGCATTAACTTTTTCTAAAAAAATATTTAATCAAATAAAAAACAACTGATTATTTACACTCAAAATTAATCAATCCAATTTTTAAAAGTTTTTACACGTTCTCTGCTTACTATTATTTCTGTTTCATCATAAAAATGTAAAATTAATTTTAAGCGAGAATTTGTATAAGTTATAATATCTTTTATGGCATTTATATGAACTATAAAAGTTCTATTTACTCTAAAAAAACATTCAGGATTTAGCTGTTTTTGCCAATATTCTAACGAATTATCTATTAAGTAATTTCGATTTGCATTGGTATGAATATACGTTGCTTTATTTTCGGAACATAAACAAACAATTTGATCAATAGGTATTATTTTTATATGTTGCCCTACTTTAATTGTAAATCGCTTTTTAAACTTTCTATCAACAGGGTTTACTAACAACTTTCGAATAGCATCAATATTGATTTTTATATCC encodes:
- a CDS encoding LytR/AlgR family response regulator transcription factor gives rise to the protein MNVIIIEDEKPAARRLKRMLSELNIEAQTMLHSVEESINWFQNNKHPDLIFLDIQLSDGLSFEIFEEIEVKSAIIFTTAYDEYALKAFKLNSIDYLLKPLDQDELKVAFDKFKEHQPKKSDIKINIDAIRKLLVNPVDRKFKKRFTIKVGQHIKIIPIDQIVCLCSENKATYIHTNANRNYLIDNSLEYWQKQLNPECFFRVNRTFIVHINAIKDIITYTNSRLKLILHFYDETEIIVSRERVKTFKNWID